gaaagagagaaagagagaaagagagaaagagagaaagaaagagagaaagaaagagagaaagagagaaagaaagaaacgttttctgggctacacactgctggatggaagcatagacccactgcctcccagagtcagtggacagcctggttcccagagctggtggtaaatgtagttCCACCaagttgggaagctgagatgggcagagttagcagccaaagctgccatttcagaccagtaatgctgcagtttaaagcaatagattcacaataagacagattcagatggaacaaaatttcaaattgtttacagtgtgtgtaaaactgtatatcagcttggaagagagaaaagaatgaatatagaatatatagttatataaagagacagtttttaaaaataaagtctttaaagaaacagtaaaggtagtataaaaaataagtcacataaagatggatattacatagagaatctggattgggttgtctttgatatttttaactgcagaaagacatttgattgtaaaggctgctcagttaaaccaatatatatatatatatatatattttagaggtattttgacttcaaaatttggatctaaggatatgttcctttggaaaggaagctctgcttttattttcacagaaacCAAGGGAATATGAATTTGTTCCAGTTTAAGATGGAACAGATTTGATCAAGCATGACCTcatgaaccttaacagatggtacttATCAATAAAGGTTACAGTTGGTCTTCCcagaacttgaccattatctcaaattttctcaggatccccataagactacagCACCCACTATCAGCAGGaaatagcctagaaaactacacccacattccccaaaaaatggattgtggatatttgtctttgtttagcttgttggttacaaattgttgttggtcatagtcaatctctttctaaaagaagaaagggggatatggtATAGAAATGTAGAATGTAGATGTGATAAGATAAAAGAgcagattaatgaacctacttataaagagcaacaacttctttaaaaatgttttatattgctatgaattttagtttattgatacaaacttaaagttaattttgttacactgtatgtatatttctactcatttgaagtattatatttatgtaactcatttaaattgtaatggataattaagaaatgcagattaataattagtctcctatgatagtcaaacttatattcatgttaagttttcttgatatacatagatatatttcaattaggtaggtacttttcaaacatttcaaagacctatataatatggcatttaaaatgttttaaaactgtagactttctggacagtgagacacgtctgatcctggcagcaccgatttacttcaaaataaagatgggtgtcaaagacactctatatggagtttttcttcttcttggcaaaaatagccatttgagcaagaaactgttcttgcctggactgcttgacaacaCATTGTATCAACCAGATATGCAGGACCCagggaagatgaccactgaactgtgcaaggcaaaatggtccttcaggttcctgctttacagaagaaagagtcagacattctacaggacatagagagaagtgaatgagagactctaggcctatgagctgaaaatggatgccccaacaatgcagaagaactttgggtgactgtctaggcagccagctatctctgtcactCTAGATTCTTGGAAGTTGCTTAAAATACACTTCTTGTTACTCAGGTAATAtcatatccttctgaggtctttgatgtagttgaagactagataattatagttatgGTTTTCCCTGGTTAtaataagagataagttagatagaaaattttgactcACAAACATAGGgtagacaaaatatttttttaattttaaaaaatacaatagactagatattgtaactgtaattcttgcttgataactgtttattatatgtaattttactatgttaaagttaagcccttcctttttgattagacagaaaaaggaggtgctgtgagatgttctgtatgctacgaacgtgttgctctgattggttgataaacaaaaagTTGATTGGCCactaaccaggcaggaagtacaggcgggataaacagacaaggagaattctgggaacaggaaggctgagtcaggagatgatAGCTAACCGTCCAACAAATAATTCAACCTATAGAAATACCTAGTcacgctgggtggtggtggtgcacgcctttaatcacagcactcgggaggcagagccaggcggatctctgtgagtttgaggccagcctgggctaccaagtaagtaccaggaaaggcgcaaagctacacagagaaaccctgtctcaaaaaaaaaaaaaaaaagaaagaaagaaatacctagtCACAGAAATCAAAGTGTGATTATAAATGGTTTATTTCCTAGATTGTAACATTCATCACATAATACATGCATTAAAACTGTTACTGCTGatcatgcagacaaacactgctTCTCAATCATAGCAAAGTGTCAAAGGGTAGTAAAGTTGTAGTCAGAGCATAAAATTTCACCCACAGACCCAGCAGGTCCTTGGGTGTCTATGGAAGTCGTGAATGCTAAAGTAGATATACCCCAAAATGATCGCACCCTTCATTCTACCTCAGACCTCAGAGAACCACCAAGTTCTTGCCCCTGGGCCTCCCTTCAACACTCAGACGCATGAACTGAAGGCAGGAGAGGGCTACAGCTCAGCAAGAGGCAGCAGCTGCACCAGGAGACCAGGTAGCATCACAAGCAGCAGGGTTGCTGtagatgggagaagaaaggaaggtttaATTTGAGAAATCTCAAGACAGGGATCACTCCCCTAAACATTCAGTACTTTGGACTCAGCTCAAAACCCAAGAGAGTAGACTCAAGGGGGCCAGCATGCCTGGCTagactcttctggcttcctcaggattCCTAAAGGACTCAAGTACCAGGAGGTGAGCAAACTGATGGATCCCCACCACTTCCAGGGTCCTGTGCTCTAAGACACTGACTGGGGATAAAAGCTTTTCCTATCCAGAGTCCTCCTAGCTGTCTAGGGAGCCCAACATGATTTTCCTTCTTCACCCAAGAAGAGGTTTCTGGGTCTGAACCTTCTGAAAGTCCATTGTTGCAGCAATGTGTATTCCTTCTATGCCAGCTGGTGTGAACTAGAAcctaccagtggctctcagccttcctgcaCTAGGCATCAACCATTTGCCCCAGAATGGCAGCATCTTTCTGACTGAATTATGGATCTGGGTAGGGGTCATGGTTTCCTTGGGCTTGATATAAATTCCAAATTTCTCTATGCAAATGCATGAAGCCCCTGTGATCACTTCTGTAGTTCTACTTCCTACTCCAAAGAAACACAAAGTGTTAGAGCTAATTAGATCTAAGAATGCTCTGTACTCAGTAGTTTAACTGTAGCTCATTTCAGGTTCTCCCTGGCCTCTCAGTCAAACTGAAATTCCTAGGATAACATTTAGTGGGGCCTGGTTGTAATTAAATAATTCAGACACTGTGCAGATCCTGAGTGGTGATAGGAACAGGAGACAAGGTCTCCAGAGTGTGAGCAAGTGATTTTCCTGTGAATGTCGAGACCCACACCATTATGAGTTCAGATCAGATATAGGAGATGTGTACATGGTTCTtcatatgttaaaataaaatcatatttgcaATGATATCTATATTCCAAGTCATATGTCTTGAATGTCTCTCTCTTAATTCTCAACTAATACTGCTAgaatatttatcatttgtgtcTATATCATTCAAATGAGGAAACAGATGCATGGATATCTGATAACTTGACAAGAGTCATAGAGCTAGCAATGCTTGAACCAGATTGCCATGTAGTCTGATTCCAAACCTATGACAGAGAGCATGATACAGTAATTTTTTCTGAAAGTATTATGGAAGGATTACTATAATAAGTGATACTTGAAACATAACCACCTTGTCTTGAAAGGTATTCACCAAACTAAAATTGATGATGTCTTTGCTTGCATAGAATGAGACATGTGGTGAAATGATGAAGAGAGAACCCAGGCCACAAGGAATGATGGGTATACAGCCACAGAGAACTCCAAACACATGGAAGATTTGGTTTGAAAGGATAAATAACCCCTGATGGAACTTCTCACTCTTTATAGGGCTGGGCCTGGTAATAGCATTTTCCTGAAGTCCCTCACTATGTTCAGTCATTTCTTATACACCTGCACTGAGGTGTGTGCTCCTTGGCTTTACCAATGCTACCCCTCATCATTCTAGGCATCTTTGCCATGTGCATGGTCTACCAGGTGTCTTCTGGTAGGGAGCACCCCCTCCTCCATTTCATGATGTCCCCACCAGCTCCACCTCTAACACAGACCCAGACTCACCTGAGCTGCTGAAATGACTCTGGTTGGTAGAACTGCTATAGAAGCAATTGAAGTTGCTCTTTCTTTTGGGGGAGTCCAGAAAAATTTCGTCATTCCCCTTTCTCCTTGCTTTTACGGTGACACTCTCATATACTTCATAAATTGGAATTAACACCTCCGTTTGTTTACGGTCGTAGGAAAAATCACTTATATTAACCCCCAAGCAGGTTTTGATGGTAAACAGTGTCCCAGTAGCACCACCAAAGACATTAAGAGCAATTGTTGGGTCAAAAGCTGAGGAACCGAAATGCCCAAACCGCACAGAGCCCTTCCCACTGTAATGAAACTTGTTCTTGCTGCCTCTGTAAACTGAGTAACAACTACGGTTTTGGTTTCTCAGAAGCTGAAGGGCTCTTGTTAAGTAGAAATGGAAGGCCTTGTAATGAAAGTTACCAGGATTTTTCTTGAATTCTCTAATAGATGTGTGAAAATTGTTGAGGGTACCCGCAGTGTAAGCCACTACAGCTGTTCCGTGGAAGTCATGGAAACCTTTGGGATActtcactgtcttttttttctttttccattcttcctctgcctctttccacaaacatttaaattgcttattcATGTTGAACTCTTCTTGTAACAGCTGGGGTGCTTTTCTCTCCATGTCTTCAACACAGCCCTCATACTGATCATCAAATGCATTGGGAGCCATGTCCAGGTCGGAAGGCTCAGTCAGGCCTGTCACCTGAAAGAGAGAAGTGGGTTCTATTTACTCACCAAGTTTGCTAAGTTACTAAAATATGCTGGGTGCTGTCTGGAGCCGACAGCATGAGATGTCACATATTACATCCTCACACGT
The nucleotide sequence above comes from Peromyscus maniculatus bairdii isolate BWxNUB_F1_BW_parent chromosome 1, HU_Pman_BW_mat_3.1, whole genome shotgun sequence. Encoded proteins:
- the LOC102912110 gene encoding T-cell ecto-ADP-ribosyltransferase 2-like, whose amino-acid sequence is MTPKVHGILLTWLLTQQVTGLTEPSDLDMAPNAFDDQYEGCVEDMERKAPQLLQEEFNMNKQFKCLWKEAEEEWKKKKKTVKYPKGFHDFHGTAVVAYTAGTLNNFHTSIREFKKNPGNFHYKAFHFYLTRALQLLRNQNRSCYSVYRGSKNKFHYSGKGSVRFGHFGSSAFDPTIALNVFGGATGTLFTIKTCLGVNISDFSYDRKQTEVLIPIYEVYESVTVKARRKGNDEIFLDSPKRKSNFNCFYSSSTNQSHFSSSATLLLVMLPGLLVQLLPLAEL